A portion of the Heliangelus exortis chromosome 28, bHelExo1.hap1, whole genome shotgun sequence genome contains these proteins:
- the MFSD12 gene encoding major facilitator superfamily domain-containing protein 12, with translation MAEAPAGVGSGALPLRARLSFAAGHFLNDLCASLWFTYLLLYLHAVLGYGHRLAGALLLAGQAADGLCTPLLGYEADRSTGCGRYGRRKSWHLAGTTCVLVSFPFIFNPCLGCKENTPQWAAFIYYLPFIIIFQFGWAATQISHLSLIPELVTSDHEKVDLTAFRYAFTVMANITVYGLAWLLLNFQVDQPDRTEHLGIQDVPIFRELSLLVVVLGALFSLIFHLGTKENPYPPGSQPQMEESTSLLRKEPVSPPRPLLIWKDWLLEPAFYQVAMLYMATRLIVNLSQTYIGMFLTNSLLLPKKYIATIPLVMYISGFLSSFLMKPVNKWIGRNLTYFMGILVILAFASWVTLAGQMGAEIYGAAALLGAGSATVLVTSLSMTADLIGTNTLSSAFVYGAMSFTDKMANGLAVMVIQNLHPCPTELCCPACISFYHWVMVLVTGGIAIAAIISLCCIMVWPIRIRYNAVSLQGLSTMGTSYSKVDNLEESNQTSTVN, from the exons ATGGCGGAGGCCCCGGCGGGAGTGGGATCGGGGGCTCTGCCCTTGCGAGCCCGGTTGAGCTTCGCTGCGGGGCATTTCCTGAACGATCTCTGCGCTTCGCTGTGGTTCACCTACCTCCTGCTCTACCTGCATGCCGTGCTGGGCTACGGGCACCGCCTGGCCGGGGCCCTGCTGCTGGCCGGGCAGGCGGCTGACGGGCTCTGCACCCCGCTGCTGGGCTACGAAGCCGATCGCTCCACCGGGTGCGGCCGCTACGGGCGGAGGAAATCCTGGCACCTCGCcg GCACCACCTGCGTCCTTGTGTCCTTCCCCTTCATCTTCAACCCCTGCCTGGGTTGCAAGGAGAACACTCCACAGTGGGCAGCCTTCATCTACTACCTCCCCTTCATCATCATCTTCCAATTTGGCTGGGCAGCCACACAGatctcccacctctccctcATCCCTGAGCTGGTGACCAGTGACCATGAGAAGGTGGACCTCACAGCTTTCAG GTATGCCTTTACTGTCATGGCCAATATCACTGTCTACGGCCTGGCCTGGCTCCTGTTGAACTTCCAGGTGGATCAGCCTGACCGCACGGAGCACCTTGGCATCCAGGATGTCCCTATATTTCGG GAGCTGTCCCTCCttgtggtggtgctgggggctcTGTTCTCCCTCATCTTCCACCTGGGCACCAAAGAGAATCCATACCCACCGGGCTCCCAGCCCCAGATGGAGGAGAGCACCTCCCTGCTGCGGAAGGAGCCAGTGAGTCCCCCACGCCCACTGCTGATCTGGAAAGACTGGCTGCTGGAGCCTGCGTTCTACCAG GTGGCGATGCTCTACATGGCCACCAGGCTCATTGTCAACCTGTCCCAGACCTACATTGGCATGTTCCTGACCAACTCGCTGCTGCTGCCCAAG AAGTACATTGCCACCATCCCCCTGGTGATGTACATCAGTggcttcctctcctccttcctcatgAAGCCTGTGAATAAGTGGATAGGTCGAAAT CTCACCTACTTCATGGGCATCCTGGTGATCTTGGCCTTCGCCTCCTGGGTGACCCTGGCCGGGCAGATGGGAGCTGAGATCTACGGGGCAGCTGCTCTACTTGGTGCTGGCTCTGCCACCGTCCTGGTCACCTCTCTCTCTATGACAGCAGACCTCATAGGCACCAACACG CTCAGCAGTGCCTTCGTCTATGGGGCCATGAGCTTCACCGACAAGATGGCCAACGGCCTGGCTGTGATGGTGATCCAGAACCTGCATCCCTGCCC gactgagctctgctgccctgcctgcatcAGTTTCTACCACTGGGTGATGGTGTTGGTCACCGGAGGCATTGCCATCGCTGCCATCATCTCTCTGTGCTGCATCATGGTCTGGCCCATCCGTATCCGCTACA aTGCTGTCAGTCTGCAGGggctgagcaccatgggaacCTCCTACAGCAAGGTGGACAACTTGGAGGAAAGCAACCAGACCAGCACTGTCAACTGA
- the FZR1 gene encoding fizzy-related protein homolog has translation MDQDYERRLLRQINIQNENTMPCVAEMRRTLTPSNSPMSSPSKHGDRFIPSRAGANWSINFHRINENEKSPSQNRKAKDATSDNGKDGLAYSALLKNELLGAGIEKVQDPQTEDRRLQPSTPEKKSLFTYSLSTKRSSPDDGNEVSPYSLSPVSNKSQKLLRSPRKPTRKISKIPFKVLDAPELQDDFYLNLVDWSSLNVLSVGLGTCVYLWSACTSQVTRLCDLSVEGDSVTSVGWSERGNLVAVGTHKGFVQIWDAAAGKKLSMLEGHTARVGALAWNADQLSSGSRDRMILQRDIRTPPLQSERRLQGHRQEVCGLKWSTDHQLLASGGNDNKLLVWNHSSLSPVQQYTEHLAAVKAIAWSPHQHGLLASGGGTADRCIRFWNTLTGQPLQCIDTGSQVCNLAWSKHANELVSTHGYSQNQILVWKYPSLTQVAKLTGHSYRVLYLAMSPDGEAIVTGAGDETLRFWNVFSKTRSTKESVSVLNLFTRIR, from the exons ATGGACCAGGATTACGAGAGACGCCTCCTACGCCAAATCAACATACAGAATGAAAACACAATGCCCTGT GTAGCAGAGATGAGAAGAACCCTGACACCTTCCAATTCTCCAATGTCTTCTCCTAGTAAGCATGGTGACAGATTCATTCCCTCAAGAGCTGGGGCCAACTGGAGCATCAACTTCCACAGAATAAAT gaaaatgaaaaatcaccgagtcaaaacagaaaagcaaaagatgcTACATCAGACAATGGCAAAG ATGGCCTTGCTTACTCTGCCTTGCTGAAGAATGAACTCTTAGGAGCAGGGATTGAGAAAGTGCAAGACCCACAGACAGAAGATAGGAGGCTGCAGCCATCCACCCCGGAGAAGAAGTCTCTTTTCACT taTTCACTCAGCACAAAACGCTCTAGTCCGGATGATGGCAATGAGGTCTCACCATATTCCCTGTCTCCTGTCAGCAACAAAAG TCAGAAGCTGCTAAGATCACCTCGAAAACCAACTCGAAAAATCTCAAAGATTCCTTTCAAAGTGCTGGATGCCCCAGAACTGCAGGATGATTTCTACCTGAACCTGGTGGATTGGTCGTCTCTTAATGTCCTCAGTGTTGGCCTTGGGACTTGTGTTTACCTATGGAGTGCTTGCACTAGCCAG GTAACCCGACTCTGTGATCTCTCCGTGGAAGGAGATTCTGTAACATCTGTGGGCTGGTCAGAACGG GGAAACTTGGTGGCTGTTGGCACTCACAAGGGCTTTGTACAGATCTGGGatgcagctgcaggaaaaaaactctCCATGCTAGAGGGGCACACAGCCAGAGTTG GTGCCTTGGCATGGAATGCAGACCAGCTGTCTTCTGGGAGCAGAGACAGGATGATCCTCCAGAGGGACATCCGCACCCCACCCCTCCAGTCTGAGCGGCGGCTCCAGGGCCACAGGCAGGAGGTCTGTGGGCTCAAATGGTCTACAGACCACCAGCTCCTGGCCTCAGGAGGAAATGATAACAAG ctccttgtCTGGAATCACTCCAGCCTGAGTCCTGTCCAGCAGTACACAGAGCATCTTGCAGCAGTCAAAGCTATTGCTTGGTCTCCACACCAGCACGGGCTCCTGGCCTCTGGTGGGGGCACAGCTGACCGCTGCATACGCTTCTGGAACACGCTCACTGGGCAACCTCTGCAATGTATTGACACTGGGTCCCAAGTCTGCAACCTGGCCTGGTCAAAACATGCCAACGAGCTG gtgAGTACCCACGGATACTCACAGAACCAAATCCTTGTCTGGAAATACCCCTCATTAACTCAAGTAGCAAAGCTAACAGGGCACTCCTACAGAGTCTTATATCTG GCAATGTCCCCTGATGGAGAGGCCatagtcacaggagctggagATGAAACCTTGCGCTTCTGGAATGTCTTCAGTAAAACTCGCTCGACAAAG GAGTCTGTATCCGTTCTCAACCTCTTCACCAGGATACGATAA
- the HMG20B gene encoding SWI/SNF-related matrix-associated actin-dependent regulator of chromatin subfamily E member 1-related: MAHSAKQPPAGMLHAVSKAQHGNFLVAVKQEKGESARTSSEKPHGEEEPVKKRGWPKGKKRKKILPNGPKAPVTGYVRFLNERREQIRTQHPDLPFPEITKMLGAEWSKLQLSEKQRYLDEAEREKQQYMKELREYQQSEAYKMCTEKIQEKKIKKEDMGSAAVNTLLNGHPHKAGECSDNFSTFDVPIFTEEFLDQNKAREAELRRLRKMNTEFEEQNAILQKHTESMNCAKEKLEQELAQEERQTLALQQQLQSVRQALTASFASLPIPGTGETPTLSTLDFYMAKLHSAIESNPLQHEKLVVRIKEILSRIASEHL, from the exons ATGGCCCACAGCGCCAAGCAGCCACCAGCCGGGATGCT acATGCTGTGAGCAAAGCTCAGCATGGAAACTTCCTGGTGGCTGTcaagcaggagaagggagagtCAGCACGGACAAGCAGCGAGAAGCCACATGGCGAGGAGGAG CCGGTGAAGAAGAGGGGCTGGCCCAAGGgcaagaagaggaagaagatcCTTCCCAATGGCCCCAAAGCCCCCGTAACGGGCTATGTGCGCTTTCTGAATGAGCGGCGTGAGCAGATCCGCACCCAGCATCCTGACCTGCCCTTCCCAGAGATCACCAAGATGCTGGGGGCTGAGTGGAGTAAACTGCAGCTTTCGGAGAAGCAG CGATACCTGGATGAAGCAGAACGGGAGAAGCAGCAGTACATGAAGGAGCTGAGGGAATACCAGCAGTCAGAAGCTTACAAAATGTGTACAGAGAAGATCCAGGagaaaaagatcaaaaaag aGGACATGGGTTCTGCAGCAGTGAACACCCTGCTGAACGGGCACCCACACAAG GCTGGTGAGTGCAGTGACAATTTCTCCACCTTTGACGTGCCCATCTTCACAGAGGAGTTCTTGGACCAAAACAAag CCCGGGAAGCTGAGCTGCGGCGCCTGCGGAAGATGAACACGGAGTTTGAGGAGCAGAATGCCATCCTGCAGAAACACACGGAGAGCATGAACTGTGCCAAGgagaagctggagcaggagctggcccaggaggagaggcagaCCCTGgccttgcagcagcagctccagtctGTGCGGCAGGCCCTGACTGCCAGCTTtgcctccctccccatccctg GCACTGGGGAAACTCCCACACTGAGCACCCTTGACTTTTACATGGCCAAACTGCACAGTGCCATCGAGAGCAACCCCCTGCAGCACGAGAAGCTGGTGGTGCGCATCAAGGAGATCCTGTCCCGGATAGCCAG CGAACACTTGTGA